From a single Stackebrandtia endophytica genomic region:
- a CDS encoding class I SAM-dependent methyltransferase, whose translation MSELDQLREALADPTRLVRAIASGKRAGETPLHPKTELRPVEIKGKVRLHIVRHGDDRPTSSNVDFPATGELTALLAEPYRNWLVETVDSTMQLRFTKRGKPQLHVATADRPQNLRHDRVAPHLIAADDALFTALGASAAKRRQVDAFLRAVAPVVPQLSSETTVVDLGCGNAYLTFAIHRYLTGNDLSCETVGVDLREDQRIRNTRLAEQLGWSDQVRFTAGSIASASLPDADIMLALHACDTATDDALARGVRAGARHIFAAPCCHHDIAAQLRGTDPPVGHRPLIADGILRERFADVLTDALRANLLRLHGYRVEVIEFIDSAHTPRNTLIRATRTDTPPSTRDRDDYERLIADWGVTPHLAKLLPPVG comes from the coding sequence ATGAGCGAGCTCGATCAACTGCGCGAGGCGCTGGCCGACCCGACACGGCTGGTCCGCGCCATCGCCTCCGGCAAGCGGGCCGGTGAGACACCACTGCACCCCAAGACCGAGCTGCGGCCGGTCGAGATCAAGGGGAAGGTCCGACTGCACATCGTCCGCCACGGCGACGACCGCCCGACCAGCAGCAATGTGGACTTCCCCGCCACCGGCGAACTGACCGCACTGCTGGCCGAGCCCTACCGCAACTGGCTGGTCGAGACCGTCGACAGCACGATGCAGTTGCGGTTCACCAAACGTGGTAAGCCACAGTTGCACGTGGCCACGGCCGATCGGCCGCAGAACCTGCGGCACGACCGAGTGGCACCCCATCTCATCGCCGCCGACGACGCGCTGTTCACCGCGCTGGGCGCCTCGGCCGCCAAGCGACGTCAGGTCGACGCGTTCCTACGCGCGGTGGCCCCGGTGGTTCCGCAGCTGTCGAGTGAGACCACCGTGGTCGACCTCGGTTGCGGCAACGCCTATCTGACCTTCGCGATTCACCGATACCTCACCGGAAACGATCTGTCCTGCGAGACCGTCGGCGTGGATCTGCGCGAGGACCAACGCATCCGCAACACGAGGTTGGCCGAGCAACTGGGCTGGTCCGACCAGGTGCGGTTCACCGCCGGGTCGATCGCCTCGGCGTCGCTACCGGACGCCGACATCATGCTCGCGTTGCACGCGTGCGACACCGCCACCGACGACGCCTTGGCGCGTGGCGTTCGCGCGGGAGCCCGGCACATCTTCGCCGCCCCCTGCTGCCACCACGACATCGCCGCCCAACTGCGCGGCACCGACCCACCGGTGGGCCACCGTCCGCTCATCGCCGACGGCATCCTCCGGGAACGGTTCGCCGACGTCCTCACCGACGCGTTGCGGGCCAACCTGCTTCGGCTGCACGGTTACCGGGTCGAGGTCATCGAGTTCATCGACTCCGCCCACACCCCGCGCAACACGCTGATCCGAGCCACCCGCACCGACACTCCACCATCCACACGGGATCGTGATGATTACGAGCGGTTGATCGCCGATTGGGGAGTAACGCCGCACCTGGCGAAGCTGCTGCCACCCGTCGGCTGA
- a CDS encoding DUF6069 family protein translates to MSEPVYGPGRARPTSPTERMPPSAPAPPRRLPRISAGRLWAGGIGTAIVVALVIVVGVMLVRGVLQIPVLAAEGAGTYGTATTTTYAFAGAVIAIVATALLHLLLLFMPRPMQFFYWIAALVTAVAVLLPFTFSAQWEAQIATAAINLVAGVCLMSILGSIGSSSVLPDEGGYPTGRM, encoded by the coding sequence ATGTCTGAACCTGTGTACGGTCCCGGGCGGGCGCGTCCGACCTCACCGACGGAACGGATGCCGCCGTCGGCCCCCGCACCGCCTCGGCGGCTTCCCCGGATCAGTGCCGGTCGGCTGTGGGCGGGCGGAATCGGCACCGCGATCGTGGTCGCCCTGGTCATCGTCGTGGGTGTCATGTTGGTTCGCGGGGTGCTTCAGATCCCGGTGTTGGCGGCCGAGGGTGCGGGGACTTACGGCACCGCCACCACCACGACGTACGCGTTCGCCGGCGCGGTCATCGCGATCGTCGCCACCGCTCTTCTGCACCTGCTGTTGTTGTTCATGCCGCGTCCCATGCAGTTCTTCTATTGGATCGCCGCGCTGGTGACGGCGGTGGCCGTTCTGTTGCCGTTCACCTTCAGCGCCCAGTGGGAGGCGCAGATCGCCACTGCGGCCATCAATCTGGTGGCGGGGGTCTGTTTGATGTCAATTCTCGGGTCGATCGGCAGTAGCTCGGTGTTGCCGGATGAGGGTGGCTATCCGACCGGTCGGATGTGA
- a CDS encoding D-Ala-D-Ala carboxypeptidase family metallohydrolase gives MSKQSRRAFLTAAVAVPTTAAVIGLTGGTAHAAKYSWPSTPLKIGSSGAHVTALQIRIAGYPGYNAVLATDGAFGQLTHNAVRRFQSAYGLAVDGVAGPATFGKLSSLESSDQTPIHFEYSEFLSRCDPNNFCGGKVGCATAKENARRTMWKLEAMRHALGDKAINISSGFRSSGCNAAVGGASNSRHMYGDAADLVGSHSFCTLARQARNHGFRQILGPGYPGHNDHVHVASGGSTWSAPNCM, from the coding sequence ATGTCCAAACAGTCAAGGCGCGCATTCCTGACGGCGGCGGTCGCCGTCCCCACTACCGCGGCGGTCATCGGTTTGACCGGTGGCACCGCGCACGCGGCCAAATATTCATGGCCGAGCACCCCGCTGAAAATAGGTAGCTCGGGCGCTCATGTAACGGCTCTTCAGATCCGCATCGCCGGATACCCCGGCTACAACGCGGTTCTGGCCACCGATGGTGCCTTCGGACAGCTGACCCACAACGCGGTCCGCAGGTTCCAGTCGGCTTACGGCCTCGCGGTCGACGGCGTCGCCGGACCGGCGACGTTCGGCAAACTGTCGTCGCTGGAAAGCAGTGACCAGACCCCGATTCACTTCGAATACTCGGAGTTCCTGAGCCGGTGCGACCCGAACAACTTCTGCGGTGGCAAGGTAGGCTGCGCCACCGCCAAGGAGAATGCTCGGCGGACCATGTGGAAGCTCGAGGCCATGCGCCATGCGCTGGGCGACAAGGCGATCAACATCAGCAGCGGTTTCCGCAGCTCCGGCTGCAACGCCGCCGTCGGTGGTGCCTCGAACAGCCGCCACATGTACGGCGACGCGGCCGACCTGGTCGGTTCCCACTCGTTCTGCACCCTGGCCCGCCAGGCCCGTAACCACGGGTTCCGTCAGATCCTCGGCCCCGGGTACCCGGGCCACAACGACCACGTCCACGTCGCCAGCGGCGGCAGCACCTGGTCTGCTCCCAACTGCATGTAG
- a CDS encoding cation:proton antiporter has protein sequence MAHSFAMLLLAFISIMVLCQIMHVICRAIGQPVVIGEIIAGVLLGPSLIGTLFPNVSATLFPPDLLSVMGMVSQLGLVLFMFTVGLEFSVKEIRSGAKVGIGVSLTGIAVPMVLGVGFALTAHEWVPLFPDGISITTGAVYLGLLLAITAFPVLARILTDRGISSTRYGTLSLAAGAIDDVLAWILLAIVLAMAGATSAGGIWIALGGLAVLAAVLPFARRGLQWALNSSWSKKTEGFVVAFLAMLVTAWFTESIGIHAVVGAFALGVVMPRGETSEKLITVIRPVTVWLFLPLFFAYTGLQTNFLVLDNLVVIAAGLVVVVFAFVGKLATCTTTARLMGESWDDSLRIGFLMNTRGLMQLIALNVGMQAGLVTPTLFAIIVIVAILTTLAAAPGLEFIDRRAARRARRAPDSTAEAVETAVG, from the coding sequence ATGGCTCATAGCTTCGCGATGCTTCTACTCGCGTTTATTTCCATTATGGTGCTTTGTCAGATCATGCACGTGATCTGCCGCGCCATCGGCCAACCGGTGGTCATCGGCGAAATCATCGCCGGTGTCCTACTCGGGCCATCACTCATCGGAACCCTGTTCCCCAACGTCTCCGCCACACTGTTCCCGCCCGACCTGCTCTCGGTCATGGGGATGGTCAGCCAGCTCGGGCTGGTCCTGTTCATGTTCACCGTCGGCCTCGAGTTCTCCGTCAAGGAGATCCGCAGCGGCGCCAAAGTCGGCATCGGGGTCTCGCTGACCGGCATCGCGGTGCCCATGGTCCTCGGCGTGGGATTCGCACTCACCGCGCACGAGTGGGTGCCGCTGTTCCCCGACGGCATCTCCATCACCACCGGCGCGGTCTACCTCGGCCTACTGCTGGCCATCACCGCCTTCCCGGTCCTGGCCCGCATCCTCACCGACCGGGGCATCTCCAGCACCCGCTACGGCACCCTGTCACTGGCCGCCGGCGCCATCGACGACGTACTGGCCTGGATTCTGTTGGCGATCGTTCTCGCGATGGCCGGTGCCACCTCCGCAGGCGGCATCTGGATCGCCCTCGGCGGACTCGCGGTGCTCGCAGCGGTGCTGCCCTTTGCCAGGCGGGGTTTGCAATGGGCGCTGAACTCCAGTTGGTCCAAGAAGACCGAGGGCTTCGTGGTCGCGTTCCTGGCGATGTTGGTGACCGCCTGGTTCACCGAGTCGATCGGGATTCACGCCGTCGTCGGCGCCTTCGCTCTGGGTGTGGTCATGCCGCGCGGCGAGACCAGCGAGAAGCTCATCACGGTGATCCGCCCGGTCACCGTCTGGCTGTTCCTGCCGCTGTTCTTCGCCTACACCGGTTTGCAGACCAACTTCCTGGTCCTCGACAACCTGGTCGTCATCGCCGCCGGCCTGGTCGTGGTGGTGTTCGCCTTCGTCGGCAAACTCGCCACCTGCACCACCACCGCGAGGCTCATGGGCGAATCCTGGGACGACTCCCTGCGCATCGGGTTCCTCATGAACACCCGGGGCCTCATGCAGCTGATCGCGCTGAACGTGGGGATGCAGGCCGGCCTGGTCACTCCGACGCTGTTCGCGATCATCGTCATCGTGGCGATCCTGACCACACTGGCCGCCGCCCCCGGCCTCGAATTCATCGATCGACGAGCCGCCAGGCGAGCTCGCCGTGCACCGGACTCGACCGCCGAGGCCGTGGAGACCGCCGTCGGCTGA
- a CDS encoding DUF3105 domain-containing protein — MAKKKSNQRSGKARGFQPARSVTAPKPPEDDESTADTSEATAAADTASKKTDDKATDAKKTDAKKSDAKKADGKKSDAKKDSAAESDSGTKAKDKAKDEKSSAKAKDEKPKKTDAKSASTKPKGGKGPKGRETTGKAGGTNAKRPAGKSNAKKRKVAAPKKPLPWGMISVVTGLVVVVAALIAIPIFTLPEAPPDPDEPIDGVTDYYADGAPWVEESAHVDGRVEYALAPPAGGNHNVAWSTCNGVVYDQPIPNEHAVHSLEHGAIWFTYSPDLPQTEIDKLAGKVNGIDYTLMSPYAGQDSPIILTAWGYQLKIDSADDERITAFTSKYRLTASREPGATCSGGTPITGDTPMMGAPGMEG; from the coding sequence ATGGCAAAGAAGAAGTCCAACCAGCGGTCCGGTAAGGCGCGCGGTTTTCAGCCGGCCAGGTCGGTTACCGCACCGAAGCCCCCTGAGGACGACGAATCGACCGCGGACACTTCTGAGGCCACGGCGGCGGCCGACACGGCGTCGAAGAAGACCGACGACAAGGCGACGGACGCCAAGAAGACGGACGCCAAGAAGTCCGACGCCAAGAAGGCCGACGGCAAGAAGTCCGACGCGAAGAAGGATTCCGCCGCCGAGTCGGATTCCGGCACCAAGGCCAAAGACAAGGCCAAGGACGAGAAGTCCTCCGCCAAGGCCAAGGACGAGAAGCCGAAGAAGACCGACGCCAAGTCGGCGTCCACCAAACCCAAGGGCGGCAAGGGCCCCAAGGGCCGCGAGACGACCGGGAAGGCCGGCGGAACCAACGCCAAGCGGCCTGCCGGGAAGTCGAACGCCAAGAAGCGCAAGGTCGCGGCGCCCAAGAAGCCGCTGCCGTGGGGAATGATCTCCGTGGTCACCGGTCTGGTGGTTGTCGTCGCCGCCTTGATCGCCATCCCGATCTTCACCCTGCCGGAGGCCCCGCCGGACCCGGACGAGCCGATCGACGGTGTCACCGACTACTACGCCGACGGTGCCCCGTGGGTGGAGGAGTCCGCGCACGTCGACGGTCGGGTCGAGTACGCGCTCGCGCCACCGGCCGGCGGCAACCACAACGTTGCCTGGTCCACCTGCAACGGCGTCGTCTACGACCAGCCGATTCCGAACGAACACGCCGTTCACAGCCTGGAGCACGGTGCGATCTGGTTCACCTACTCGCCCGACCTGCCCCAGACGGAGATCGACAAGCTGGCCGGCAAGGTCAACGGCATCGACTACACCCTGATGAGCCCCTACGCGGGCCAGGACTCCCCGATCATCCTGACCGCCTGGGGTTACCAGTTGAAGATCGACTCCGCCGACGACGAGCGCATCACCGCCTTCACCTCGAAGTACCGGTTGACCGCGTCTCGCGAACCCGGGGCGACCTGCTCCGGCGGAACCCCGATCACCGGAGACACCCCGATGATGGGTGCTCCCGGCATGGAAGGCTGA
- a CDS encoding DUF305 domain-containing protein has protein sequence MRQAISARPILSVVMAALVAVALGLTVGIMSTRQAPDPGVDSAEAGFAWDMSLHHSQAVAMSMHLYRNGGDEALRMLAYDIALTQQAQMGIMSTWLTEWNLPATSTQEPMQWMDMPMDMGSWAADGRLMPGMATKAELDELYSLTGTAADLMFCKLMISHHIGGVHMAEGVLDLTERGDVVRLADSMVKGQQAEIDVLNDIQNRLTATADATGS, from the coding sequence ATGCGACAGGCGATCTCGGCTCGACCGATCCTTTCGGTGGTCATGGCGGCGTTGGTCGCGGTGGCCCTGGGTTTGACGGTGGGCATCATGTCCACCCGGCAGGCGCCCGACCCCGGGGTGGATTCCGCCGAGGCCGGGTTCGCCTGGGACATGTCCCTGCACCACAGCCAGGCCGTCGCGATGTCGATGCACCTCTACCGCAACGGCGGGGACGAGGCGCTGCGGATGCTGGCCTATGACATCGCGTTGACCCAGCAGGCTCAGATGGGCATCATGTCCACCTGGCTGACCGAGTGGAACCTGCCCGCGACATCCACGCAGGAACCGATGCAGTGGATGGACATGCCCATGGACATGGGGTCCTGGGCGGCGGACGGGCGACTCATGCCCGGTATGGCGACCAAGGCCGAACTGGACGAGCTGTACTCACTGACCGGCACGGCCGCGGACCTGATGTTCTGCAAGCTGATGATCAGCCACCACATTGGAGGCGTTCACATGGCTGAGGGGGTCCTCGACCTCACCGAACGTGGTGACGTCGTTCGCCTGGCCGACTCCATGGTGAAGGGCCAGCAGGCCGAGATCGACGTCCTCAATGACATCCAGAACCGGTTGACCGCCACCGCGGACGCCACCGGGTCCTGA
- a CDS encoding MolR family transcriptional regulator: MSPPTQIFLDDQDEGLSTETSHPAFVAVSPEWFYDQGDPRSPFGGDDGYDTLRDLEEWYAAGGDDEHAPGRVAALLGDWDLVPEEVWGRDSVGVTAWLDQDESHVRYLHGEVNARIAGALGQFKIIGWIHPALRSWAEEALAMAGLLEVWEGTAFNVEPDEVARRRRAAMAEILAAAPEPVTS; this comes from the coding sequence ATGTCGCCCCCAACGCAGATCTTCCTGGACGACCAGGACGAGGGTTTGTCCACTGAGACCAGTCACCCGGCCTTCGTCGCCGTGTCACCGGAATGGTTCTACGACCAGGGAGACCCACGGTCCCCGTTCGGCGGCGACGACGGGTACGACACGTTGCGCGACCTGGAGGAGTGGTACGCCGCCGGCGGGGACGACGAGCACGCACCGGGGCGCGTCGCCGCCCTCCTCGGAGACTGGGACCTGGTCCCCGAAGAGGTGTGGGGTCGCGATTCGGTCGGCGTGACGGCATGGCTCGACCAGGACGAATCCCACGTGCGATACCTGCACGGCGAGGTCAACGCACGGATCGCCGGCGCCCTCGGCCAGTTCAAGATCATCGGGTGGATCCACCCCGCGTTGCGGTCCTGGGCGGAGGAGGCCCTGGCGATGGCGGGGCTGCTGGAGGTCTGGGAGGGCACCGCCTTCAACGTCGAACCCGACGAGGTCGCCAGGCGACGCCGCGCCGCGATGGCGGAGATTCTGGCGGCGGCGCCCGAACCGGTCACGTCGTAG